From the Hypomesus transpacificus isolate Combined female chromosome 24, fHypTra1, whole genome shotgun sequence genome, the window TTGTTGATCTAAATACAAACTACAGTATGATGCCTACAGGATCCATTTTAAACAAACTGCTCCCATCACAAACAGGAGTACCAAAACACCTGTACCTGTTCAGGTAAACAAACTAGACTCCACCCCGCAGGTCCAGAGGCTTCCGTCGGCCGTCTTGGACTGGCGTCCGTTCAGCCGCTGCAGCAAGCAGCTGTCGAGCGCCCTGCACCACTCGGTGGATTCCCTCCTGCGGAGCTCATCCTCGGTGATCAGTAATAACTGGGGGGCGGGGCTGAGTCTGGACACGTACGGCAAGGCTCTGCTGGGGGGCAGCCGCTCCGACATGGCCAAGTTTGCACGCTCGCAGTACAGCGTCGACAAGGCCACCTTCGCCCTGCACGAGATCAGCTGCACCCACTACAGGTATCTGTTTAGGTTTCGGtagatgctttcatccataggtatgagaagggggaggggtggatctGAACCTGGGAACTAAAGGCCTGCAGTGGGGTAGGGTAGGTTTGTTATTTTGACCTGTATTTTGTACAGGTTATTTGGGTGTCTAGGCCTCTACAGGTCATGTCTAGGCCTCTACAGGTCATATACGTTTGACCCGTCATTGTCTTGGATAGGCTGAGTGACACTTCTATCCAAAGCCATGTACAGGacagatgaggaggggggatttgaacctctgatcTCTTGATCTAAAGTCAAATGGCGTCTGACTGTTGTCTCTGCAGTTACCGGTTGTCGGACCACCCCCAGCTCAGTGCAGAGTTCTCCAAGCACCTCAAGAAACTCCCTCAAGGTTACGACTCTAAAAGCCAACCCCTCTACCGCCGTCTGATAGACACATACGGAACACACTACATCCACCAGgtacctgcgcacacacactctaataCACACATTGGCCACGTTTCCcatattcgttaagaagctattaacgctaagagcttcttaggaacgttctaagagcgctctagaacgctcttagaacgctcctaagaagctcttagatGGCTCACTGGCTGCATGCAGTTATACGCCTGAGTGCCTGTGTTCAATGGAAGAAAACACACCTATGAttattgtttgtgtttgaagtCTCCTACTCACCCACCTTCCCTCAGGTGCACCTGGGGGGCAAGGTGAGGCGCCTCACGGCCTTCCGTACCTGCCTGGCCACGCTGAAGGGCTTCTCGGAGCGGGAGATCAAGACCTGCCTGAACCTGGAGCTGCGTTTGGCGCTAGGTTTCCTCCCCGCCAATGCCTCCTTCTCCAACAAGTGTGAAGACATGCTGAAGGGCAACATGAGCATGGGCTTCTACCAGGGGTTCATGACCCATAAGGTGGAGGTGCTGGGTGGGGACCGCTACCTTCCAGGCATCCTCTACCACCAGGACAAGGACCCGTCTGAGGCCTACAGTGCCTGGATGAGCAGCCTCCACGCCAACCCTGACGTGGTCTCCTACGCCATCTTCCCCCTGCACCAGCTGGTGGAAGACCCCCAGGTCAGCGCCAACCTGCGGACAGCCGTCAGCCAGTACATCCAGGACAACCAGCTGTCCGGGGAccaaggaggggtgaggaactGCTCCCCGACCCCGAATCTGGATCACAACTGCTGCCCACTTAGGGCCGGCCGCGGGGTCCTGAGGCTGGAGGTCCGGCGTGCGGCCGGGCTGAGAGCGGACACCTTCACCAAGACGGACGCGTACGTGAAGGTGTGGTACGACGGGTGGTACGAGGAGACGGCCACGGTGCTGGACGACAACGACCCGTGGTGGAACGTGACGTACGGGCTGGGCTCGGTGGAGCTGGGGCACCAGCTGGTGCTGGAGGTGTGGGACAGGGACGTGCTGTACAACGACATGGCCGGCAGGTGTGTGGTTTTTCCTGAGAGGGGGATTCACTCGCACAGCTGCCAGCTCAGCAGGGGGGTGCTGCACTTCAGCTACAGCATCAGGTGTGACCCTCATCTGACCGGATACAGGTGCGGACGGTACTCGCCCAGTGCGGAGTAGCGGGGGTCGAAATCAACGTCCACAGTCGCGCAAACCACGACTGGAGGGACGGTCATCACTTCTACATTTGATtgatttagcagaagcttttacCCCAAGCGAAGTAGAAATAAtgcatgtagaaagtacagcagaagatccaAGAATCAGAAGTTCAAAGTTCTAACAGTTTTTTAGTTGTCATCAAGGAAACGTCTATAGGCCTGTTTGTAAAGTAACCAGTATCTCAGCAACCAGGCCGTGTGAATGTTTACTATGTGTCGCTGGCTAACTCAGTAACCTGTATTGTGTTGTAGATTAAGAGTTTTATACAGACGAGTGTGGTTTTGTGACCAAATGTGTCATTTCTAACATGAGAGATTTTGACATTTTGgggattttcttttttaattcTGCAGGGTTTATTGTAAAATATGAGATCAAACAATAACACCTGTTAAGACGTTATTTTTATATGTTTGGTGTTTGTTTTAAAGTGTCACTCTTATATGACCCAGCGAGAACTTCACATGTGAACAATTCTCAACTAATAAAAAGTTGAGTTCACGACCCAAGTTGTCTGTTAGTACATGAAGCGTCATTGGATGAATTAGAGACTAATAGACGAAAGATATTTACCATCAGACGCTTGTTTTCTTGACTCACAAGATTAGCTTTGACACACAACACTATATACCATACTAGAAGTAAACAAGTAATATTAGTAAAGTTGAGTTCTAAGAACCAGAGGATGGCAGTATTACATTGAAGGAAAAATAGGCTTTATTTAGCGAAAAACAGAGATGAGCGTTCTGTTTGATTTGTCTGATTTTATTAAGTCACACGTCACCAATTAACAGTTACAGATGTAACCATAAGAAAATAACAAAGTCACAAAAACTATTGTACAAACATAAGAAAATTGGCAACTGTAGTGACGTGTgacgataaa encodes:
- the prf1.5 gene encoding perforin 1.5 — its product is MAPHRFRRLFLFALALPITVQLGVARACRAGSGAECEKAPFVPGHNLAGEGFDVVRMRRTGAYVINVKAHLTDNNTCTLCENRFQGGQVQRLPSAVLDWRPFSRCSKQLSSALHHSVDSLLRSSSSVISNNWGAGLSLDTYGKALLGGSRSDMAKFARSQYSVDKATFALHEISCTHYSYRLSDHPQLSAEFSKHLKKLPQGYDSKSQPLYRRLIDTYGTHYIHQVHLGGKVRRLTAFRTCLATLKGFSEREIKTCLNLELRLALGFLPANASFSNKCEDMLKGNMSMGFYQGFMTHKVEVLGGDRYLPGILYHQDKDPSEAYSAWMSSLHANPDVVSYAIFPLHQLVEDPQVSANLRTAVSQYIQDNQLSGDQGGVRNCSPTPNLDHNCCPLRAGRGVLRLEVRRAAGLRADTFTKTDAYVKVWYDGWYEETATVLDDNDPWWNVTYGLGSVELGHQLVLEVWDRDVLYNDMAGRCVVFPERGIHSHSCQLSRGVLHFSYSIRCDPHLTGYRCGRYSPSAE